The Polyangiaceae bacterium genome includes a region encoding these proteins:
- the tnpB gene encoding IS66 family insertion sequence element accessory protein TnpB: MLTLPSTVRVYVAAQPTDLRKSFDGLSIAVGSVLRLDPTSGHLFCFFNRRANQVRVLFWDRTGWCIVAKRLARGRFRLASILREDRACVQIDAAELALILEGIDLSTAKRHKRFRLDSAHAPL; this comes from the coding sequence GTGCTGACGCTGCCGTCGACCGTTCGCGTGTACGTGGCAGCGCAGCCGACAGATCTGAGGAAGAGCTTCGACGGCCTTTCGATCGCGGTCGGCAGCGTGTTGCGCCTCGATCCGACGAGCGGGCATCTGTTCTGTTTCTTCAATCGGCGCGCGAATCAGGTGCGTGTTTTGTTCTGGGATCGTACGGGGTGGTGCATCGTGGCGAAGCGCTTGGCCCGGGGGCGATTCCGCCTCGCGAGCATCTTGCGCGAGGACCGCGCTTGCGTGCAGATCGACGCGGCGGAGCTCGCGCTCATTCTCGAGGGCATCGACCTGTCGACCGCCAAGCGCCACAAGCGCTTCCGGCTCGACTCGGCACACGCGCCTCTGTGA